TGAACTTGCGGGGCTGGGTCCGTCGGCGGTCGAGCACGGCGACCTCGAGGTCTCCAGGAGGGATCACCCGGTCCTCGGAGCCGCCCGACTCGTCGGGGCTGTGGCCCAGCGCGGCGACGGCGACGTGCAGTGCCTCGGAGAGCGAGGCGTTCTCGCTGTAGTGGTCCTTGAGGTACGACGCGACCACGTCGTCGGCGCCGCCCATCACGGCGTACTGGTGCTCGTCGGTGACCTGCCCCTGGTAGGTGAGACGGTAGATCTGGTCGTCGGCGGCGGTGTCACCCACCTCGGCCACGAACAGCTCGACCTCGTAGGGCTTCTCGCCACCGCTGGAGAAGATCGTGCCCAGCGTCTGGGCGTACGCGTTGGCCAGCCCGCGGCCGGTGACGTCGCGTCGGTCGTAGGCATAGCCACGCATGTCGGCGAGGCGTACTCCCGCGATCCGGAGGTTCTCGAACTCGTTGTAGCGGCCCACCGCGGCGAAGGCGATCCGGTCATAGATCTCGCTGACCTTGTGCAGGGCCTGCGAGGGGTTCTCCGAGGCGAACAGCACGCCGTCGGCGTACTGGATCACGACCACGGAGCGGCCGCGCGCGATGCCCTTGCGAGCGAAGTCCGCGCGGTCCTTCATCAACTGCTCGGGCGAGACGTAGAACGGCATGCTCATCGGACGACATCCTTGGTTGTCGAGCGGGGTCGTGACACGCGTGTCGAGGGTGGCCGCGGCATCAGGTCAGGCTCGCTGCCGGTCCGTCCGGCCGACCCATCCGGCCGGCGATCACGGCATCCGCGATCGCGGCGACCTCGTCGTCCGGGAGCCGGTGGCCGCCGTCGGCGGTGATCACCTGGACGACCGGGAAGATCCGGCGCGCCAGATCCGGTCCGCCGGTTGCCGAGTCGTCGTCAGCGGCGTCGTACAGCGCCTGCACGATGGCGGTCACGCACTCGTCCTGGCTCAGGTCGTCGCGGTAGAGCTTCTTCAACGAGCCGCGCGCGAACATCGAGCCGGACCCCACCGAGTGGAACGCGGTCTCCTCGTAGCGACCGCCGGTGACGTCGTAGGAGAAGATCCGGCCGGAGCCGACCGTGAGGTCGAACCCCGCGAACAGCGGTACGACCGCGAGGCCCTGCATCGCCATCGCGAGGTTGGCCCGGATCAGGGCTGCGAGGCGGTTGGCCTTGCCGTCCATCGAGAGGGTCATCCCCTCGATCTTCTCGTAGTGCTCGAGCTCGGTCTGGAAGAGCCGGACCACCTCGACCGCGAGGCCCGCGGTGCCGGCGATGCCGACCGCGGAGTACTCGTCGGCCGGGAAGACCTTCTCGATGTCGCGCTGCGCGATGATGTTGCCCATCGTGGCTCGGCGGTCTCCGGCCATGACCACCCCGCCGGAGAAGGTGGCGGCGACGATCGTCGTACCGTGCGGGGCGAGGTCGCCCGCGTGTCCCTGGGGTACGACGCGCCGCGAGGGCAGCAGGTCGGGAGACTGCACGGCCAGGAAGTCGGCGAAACTCGAGGTGCCGGGCGTCATGTACGACGCCGGCAGTCGGGATTCGTTCACTGGCCGCCCTTCTGGATGAACGACTTCACGAAGTCCTCGGCGTTGGTCTCGAGGACGTCGTCGATCTCGTCGAGAATCGCGTCGACGTCCTCGTCGAGCGCTCCCTTGCGTTCGGCCACGTCGGTCTCGGGCTGGACCTCCGCGACCTCCTCGGACTCGCCCGACTTGCGGGGTTGTTTCTGCTCCTGGGCCATGCGTTCACCCTAGCCGTTCGATCCACCCGATGAGACTGGTCCTCACCGCTCGGCGGGGGGCACGGTGGTCGCCGTTTGGTCCCAAACCGCATGTTCTGCGCCCGAAACACCGTCGTTTGGTCCCAAACCGCAACCTCGGAGCGGGACATGCTCGCCGCGCCTGGTCCGCCCCGGTGTCAGCGGGTGAGCGCCCGGAAGAGCTCCTCGGCGGTGTCGCAGCGGTCGATCAGCGCGGCGACGTGGGCCTTGCTGCCACGGAGAGGGTCGATGGTGGGCACGCGCTGCAGCGACTCGCGCCCGGGCAGGTCGAAGATCACGGAGTCCCAGGAGGCGGCGGCGACGGAGTCGGCGTACTTCTCCAGGCAGCGGCCACGGAAGTAGGCGCGGGTGTCCTCGGGAGGATGGTGCATCGCCCACTCGACGGAGTCGTCGTCGAGCAGCCGCTCGATCTTCCCCAGCTGCACCAGCCGCTGGTAGAGGCCCTTGTCGGGTCGGATGTCGCTGTACTGGTAGTCGATCAGCTGCAGCTTGGCGCTGTCCCAGTCGAGGCCGTCGCGGTCGCGGTAGGACTGCAGCAGCTTCAGCTTGGCCACCCAGTCGAGCTCGGTGGCGCACAGCATCGGGTCACGCTGCAGCCGGGTGAGCACCGACTCCCAGCGGTCCAAGACGTCGACCGTCTGCTCGTCGGCGTCGGCGCCGAGCCGGTCGTCGACGTACTTGCGGGCCAGCTCGAGGTACTCCTCCTGGAGCTGGATCGCGGTCAGGGTGCGGCCGTCCTGGAGGGTGATCAGCTCACGCAGCGTCGGGTCGTGGGAGACCGCGCGCAGCGCCGCGACCGGCCCGTCGATGCTGAGGTCGGCGGAGATGAACCGGGCCTCGATCATCGCCAGCACCAGCGAGGTGGTGCCGACCTTGAGGTACGTCGAGATCTCGGCGAGGTTGGCGTCGCCGATGATCACGTGGAGGCGGCGGTACTTCTCGGGGTCTGCATGCGGCTCGTCGCGGGTGTTGATGATCGGGCGCTTCAGCGTCGTCTCGAGACCCACCTCGACCTCGAAGTAGTCAGCACGCTGGCTGAGCTGGAAGCCGTGCTCCCGGCCGTCCTGGCCGATCCCGACCCGGCCGGACCCGCAGACGACCTGACGACTCACGAAGAACGGCGTCAGGTGGCGGACGATGTCGCCGAACGGCGTCGAGCGGCTCATCAGGTAGTTCTCGTGGGCGCCGTACGACGCCCCCTTGTTGTCGGTGTTGTTCTTGTAGAGGTGGATGGGCGCAGTGCCGGGCGTCGCGGCGGCCATCCGGGTGGCGTCGAGCATGACAAGCTCGCCGGCCTTGTCCCAGCGGACGATGTCGAGGGGGGTGGTCACCTCGGGTGTGGAGTACTCCGGGTGAGCATGGTCGACGTAGAGGCGGGCACCGTTGGTGAGGATCACGTTGGCCAGGCCGAGGTCTTCGTCGGTCAGCTGGCTCGGGTCGGCGACCTGACGGCTCAGGTCGAAGCCGCGGGCGTCGCGCAGCGGCGACTCCTCCTCGAAGTCCCACCGCGCACGCCGGGCCTTGATCGTGGCGCTGGCGTAGGCGTTCACCACCTGCGAGCAGGCCACCATCGGGTTGGCGTGGGGCTGCCCCTGCACCGAGATGCCGTACTCGACCTCGGTGCCCATCACCCGTCGTACCGTCACGGTCCCGAGCCTACGCGCCGACACGGACACCGATCCGGGTCAGCCTGCCCCGACCGCGCCGGGGGACGCCGAGCGACGCCGCCGAGTCGGCGTGCCTCGGGTGGGCGGAGTCGGCCCCGGGTCACATGGCCCGAACAGGTCGGCCCCCCGGCCCAGATGGGCCAGGGGGCCGATCAAGTGCCCGAGGGACCGGTCAGCGTCCGGTCAGGGCCCGGATCGGGCTCCGGGGGCCGATCGTGATGCTCGACCCGTGCTTGAACTGCTGGTTGACGTTCTGGAAGGTGAAGGTGATCGGGTGGGCGAGAGTCACCACGCCGGCGTCACCGGTCGTGATGCAGCCGAAGATCAGCTTGGCCCCCCTCGGGAAGTGAGCGAAGCCGGTCTGGTTGATGACCGGTTCGTCCGTGGACGTGCTGGACTTCGAGGTCACCGCGTAGACCTTGGTGATGTCCGAGGTGCTCGTGAGCAGTCCCTTGTCGATGATCAGGCACTGCATCGTGTCGGCCGAGTTGTCGCTGGTCCACAGGCCGGTCATCGTGAACTCCACGTTGCCCTTCGGCGCGTTGATCTGGAACAGGTGCTGGTCGTTGCTCAGCGTCCCCCCCGACGTGCCGAGCCGGTAGGTCGCGATGGCCGGGCTGAGCTGGGCGGCCGTGAACCCACCCACCTGGTTGGCGTTGAGGTTCTTGACCATCTTGGAGCTGTTCACGACCAGCGGGGGCGAGGACTTCGCCGAGTTCAGGTTCAGTGCCGGGCCACGCCCGAGGTTCTTCAACGAGGTGGTCCCCGTGGCGGCGTTCGAGTGGCCGAGGATCAGCGGATGCCCGGAGGCGGCGTACGTCGCGAGGTTCGCGCCTCCGACCAGGATCGCTGCGGCGGCGAGCGTCGTGACGGTAGCGCGGAAGGTGGGTCGAGCAGACATCGGATCTCCTTGACGATGTGGGTGGTGGTGGAGGTATCGACAACATGAGGCCCGGTCACCGGCCCCAGATACAACCGCCCGAACGGGCCACGGGTCGCGCCGCCGCTAATGTGGCCGGGTGGGCTGGTGGAGCGAGCACGTGGTGCCCCGGGTCACCGACGCGTCACTGCGCGGTCGCGCCCTCGGGGAGTCCCGGAGCCGGGCCTGCGCCGGTTTGACCGGGCGGGTCCTCGAGATCGGCTTCGGCGGCGGCCTCAACCTCGTCCACCTGCCTGCAGAGGTCACCGAGGTGGGCGCGGTGGAGCCCTCGGACGTCGGTTGGCGGCTCTCGGAGAAGCGCCGGTCGGCAAGCGTCGTACCGGTGGTGCGGATCGGCCTCGACGGCCAGGCGATCGCCGCTGCGGACGCGTCGTACGACTCGGCGCTGTGCACCTTCACGCTCTGCACGATCCCGGATGCGCTGGCGGCGCTTTCAGAGGTACGACGCGTGGTCCGGCCCGGGGGCACCCTCCACTTCCTGGAGCACGGCCTGTCCCCCGACGACCGCGTCGCCGGCTGGCAGCACCGGCTCGACCCGTGGCAGCAGCGACTGGCCGGCGGGTGTCACCTGACACGTGACGCCGGCGCACTGGTCGAGCAGTCGGGAATGACGCTCGAGCTGCTGGAGACCGGGTCGCTGCCCGGATTCAGCGGACCCGCGGCGCTGTCCTTCGGCTTCCTCGGCCGGGCGCGGGTCTGACGGCGGGCGATCAGTACGGCGTGCCGTCGCGGAACTGCGCGCCGTTCGCCTGGTTCTGCACGTTGGTGTAGTTCACGCTGGCGTCCGTCGAGATCGGGCCGTTGCCGATGCCCGACCCCTTGGAACGCTTTGCGGGCCTTGCGCCAGATGATGCCCACACCCAGCACGAACAATCCGAGAATCACCCAGCCCACGACCGTCTCCTAGAGGTACTGGCCGGTGTTGCCGACCGTGTCGATCGACCGGCCGGGCTCGGTGCCCTGCTTGCCGGTGATCAGCGTTCGGATGAAGACGATCCGCTCGCCCTTCTTGCCGGAGATCCGCGCCCAGTCGTCGGGGTTGGTGGTGTTGGGCAGATCCTCGTTCTCCTTGAACTCGTCGACGCACGCCTGGAGCATGTGCTGGACCCGCAGGCCGCGCTGGTCGTGCTCGAGGAAGTCCTTGATCGCCATCTTCTTGGCCCGGTCGACGATGTTCTGGATCATCGCCCCGGAGTTGAAGTCCTTGAAGTACAGGACCTCCTTGTCGCCGTTGGCGTAGGTGACCTCGAGGAAGCGGTTCTCCTCGGTCTCGGTGTACATGCGCTCGACGGTGGCCCGGATCATGCCCTCCACGCAGGACACGCGGTCGCCGCCGAACTCGGCGACGTCGTCGGCGTGCAGGGGCAGCTCGGGGATGAGGTACTTGCTGAAGATGTCACGGGCGGACTCGGCGTCCGGGCGCTCGATCTTGATCTTCACGTCCAGGCGGCCGGGACGCAGGATCGCCGGGTCGATCATGTCCTCGCGGTTGGAGGCACCGATCACCAAGACGTTCTCGAGCGCCTCGACGCCGTCGATCTCGCTGAGCAGCTGCGGGACGATGGTGTTCTCCACGTCGGAGGACACCCCCGAGCCACGGGTGCGGAACAGGGAGTCCATCTCGTCGAAGAACACGATCACCGGGGTGCCGTGGCTGGCCTTCTCGCGCGCCCGCTGGAAGACCAGTCGGATGTGCCGCTCGGTCTCGCCGACGTACTTGTTGAGCAGCTCGGGACCCTTGATGTTGAGGAAGTAGGACTTCCCCTCCTGCCCGGTCTTGGCTGCGACCTTCTTGGCCAGGGAGTTCGCCACGGCCTTGGCGATCAGGGTCTTCCCGCAGCCGGGAGGGCCGTAGAGCAGGACGCCCTTGGGAGGCTTCAGCTGGTGCTCGAGGAACAGCTCGGGGTGCAGGTAGGGCAGCTCGACCGCGTCGCGGATCGCGTCGATCTGGCTGCGCAGGCCACCGATCGAGCCGTACTCGATGTCGGGGACCTCTTCGAGGACCAGCTCCTCGACCTCGGACTTCGGGACCCGCTCATAGGCGTACGCCGCACGACTGTCGAGCAGCAGGGAGTCGCCGGCTCGGAGCGTGTCGGCCTTCAGCGGGTCGGCCAGCCGGACCACTCGCTCCTCGTCGGCGTTGGCGATCACCAGGGCGCGCTCGTTGTCGGCGAGGAGCTCCTTGAACATCACGACCTCGCCGACCTGCTCGAAGTCGAGGGCGGCGACGACGTTGAGGGCCTCGTTGAGCATGACCTCCTGGCCGCGCACGAGGGTGTCGATCTCGACGCCGGGGCTGACGTTGACCCGCAGCTTGCGGCCGCCGGTGAACACGTCGACCGAGTCGTCCTCGTTGCGCTTGATGAAGGTGCCGAAGCCTGCCGGCGGCTGGGCCAGCCGGTCGACCTCCTCCTTGAGCTTGGTGATCTGGTCGCGCGCCTCGCGCAGCGTCTGGGCGAGCCGCTCGTTCTGCGAGGTGACCGCGGACAGCGACCGCTGGGTGTCGGCCAGGCGCAGCTCGATCCCGCGCGCGGCGGCCGGTCCGTCGGACAGGCGGCGGCGCAGGTCCGTGATCTCGGACTCGAGGAACCTGACCTGCTCGGCCAGCTCGCGTGCGCTCCGGTCGCCGTTCGAGGCGCCCGAAGCATCGTGACCCATGCTCATGTGCCCACCTCCTGCATTCGACCCTACTCGTCCACGGTTGCCTCGACGACGCGAACGCGGGCGCGTTTCTCACGATTTGGTCTCGGAGTTCGCGACCACGTCGGGTCGCCCGCTCAGTCCTCCGCGGGCTCGGGGGGAACGCCGGGAGGTCGCGGCCCGGCGTAGTCGGGGCCGTAGGCGCCGGGGGCCGGTCGGCGCTTCTTCAACGGGGCCCGGGTGCCGGGCGCCATCCGTCGCGCGGTGACCAGGAAAGCGGTGTGCCCGATCATCGCGTGGTCGGGCCGGACCGCGAGGCCCTCGACGTGCCAGTTCCGCACCAGCGACTCCCACGCCTGCGGCTCGGTGAAGCCGCCGTGGAGCCGGAGGGTCTCGACGAACCGGGACAGCTGCGTGGTCGTGGCGACGTACGCGCAGACGATGCCGCCCGGTCGCAGCGCTCCGGCCGTGGCCTCCAGGCAGTCCCACGGGGCCAGCATGTCGAGGATCACCCGGTCCGCCCGGAGGCCCGAGGCGGGCAGCTCCTCGGCCAGGTCGCCCGCGAGCAGTGTCCACGCCGGGTGGCCCTGACCATCGGCCATGCCGAAGAACTGGTTGACGTTGGCCCGGGCGACGTCGGCGAAGTCCTCTCGCCGTTCGTACGACGTGACCCGGCCGTGCGGGCCGACCGCGCGCAGCAGCGAGCAGGTCAAGGCACCGGAGCCGACCCCCGCCTCGACGACGTCCGCGCCGGGGAAGATGTCGGCCATCGCGACGATCTGCGCGGCGTCCTTGGGGTAGACCACCGCCGCGCCGCGCGGCATCGACACCACGAACTCGTTGAGCAGGGGACGGAAGACGAGGTACTCCCCGCCGGCGGACGAGGTCACCGTGAAGCCCTCGTCCCGGCCGATCAGCTCGTCGTGCTCGAGGTGGCCCTTGTTGGAGAAGAACCGCTTGCCGGCGACCAGCTCGAAGTTGTTCTTGCGGCCCTTCTGGTCGGTCAGCCGCACCCACTCGCCCTCGCGGAGCGGCCCGCGGTGGACTCCCCCCCACGCCTGCGCCGGGACGTCGGGGTCGGTCGTGTCGTCGGGCATGGACGCGACCCTAGCGCCGTCCTCCGGCCCGCTCCGGCCCGGCTCCCGAGTTGCGGTTTGGGACCAAACGGCGTGATTTCGGGCCGAACACCTGCGGTTTGGGACCAAACGGCGGGGTTCGGAGTACGGCGGGGGCGGTGCTGGCCTCAGGCGTGCGCGCGGAAGGCCCGGTCGACGTCGGCGGTGGAGAGGACGCCGAAGATGCTCCCGTCTGGGTCGAGCAGGAGGTACTCCCCCGCGGGCCGGGCGCTGATCGCCCGGATCAGGTCCTCGCCACCGATGCCGGCCGGCAGTCGCAGGCCCTCGTCGAGCGTGCGCGCCACGGTCGACACCGCGACCCAGGGGCGACGGTCCTCGGGCACGGACAGCAGGGCCACCTCGTTGACCACTCCGACCGGCTGTCCGGAGATGCTGACCGTCACGATGCTGCCCGCCTCGACCTCCTGGGCACGGCGTACCGCCTCGGCCAGCGGCAGCTCCGAGGGGACTGTGAGGGTACGGCGCGCCAGGTCGCGGGCGACCAGGAAGGGCAGGCGGGACCTGACCTTCGCCGAGGTCATGGCCGCGGTCGCACCGCTCCACAGGAACAGCGAGATCATGCCGGCGAACAGGAAGTCGATCGCGGTCGGCTGTCCACCGAGGAGCTTGCTGGTCAGCAGGGGCCAGCCGACGAAGGCCAGAAGCGCCAGGACCCGGCCGCCCCAGGCTGCCACGACGGTGCCCTTGTGCATGTCGCCGCTGCCGCGCCAGACGGCGGCCTTGAGCACCCGCCCACCGTCCAGGGGCAGACCGGGCAGGAGGTTGACGACCCCCACGATCAGGTTGGCGCTGGCGATCGCGCCGACGGCGAGCCCGATCAGCCCCCCGGGAGCGACGAACGTCAGGGCCGAGGCCACCAGTCCGACCGCGACCGACGTCAGCGGGCCGACCACCGAGATCCAGAACTCCTGCCGCGGGTGCTCGGGCTCCTTGTCGATCGCGGTCATGCCGCCCATGAAGTGCAGGGTGATCGAGGAGACCGGCAGCCCGAAGCGCTTGGCGGCGACGGCGTGGGCGGCCTCGTGCAGCAGGACCGAGAGATAGAGCAGTACGGCGAAGGTCAGCCCGGCGACGTACTTCAGCCCGCCCAGCCCGGGTTGCGCCCGGTCGACCGCTGGGGCCATGAAGATCGCGATCACGAGGGCGACCACGAACCAGGTCCGGGTGAGCAGCACGTCGGTCCCCGCGATCGTGCCCACCTTGAACGTGCCGGGTGGGCGCGAGACCGGCGGCGAGGCCCCCGGCGCGCGGTCGTTGCTCATGCTGCGAGGCTACCGGTCGGCCGCGCGGCGCGCGGCGTACCACGTGGTGTCGGTGGCCTCACCTAGATTCGGGTCATGTCCACCCCGTCGACCCCGCTCGCCTCGCCGGCCGAGCTCCGCTCGACCCCCGTCGACGGCGAGCAGGTGCTCGGGGCGCTCTCCCCGAGCCGCGCGTCCGACTTCATGACCTGCCCGCTGATGTACCGGTTCCGCACCATCGACCGACTGCCCGAGGAGCCGTCCGCCGATGCCCTCCGCGGCACCCTGGTCCACAAGGTGCTCGAGGACCTCTTCGATCTCCCGTCCGCGGACCGCACCCCCGAGCAGGCCCGAGCGCTGCTCACGCCGACATGGGAGGCGCTGCTCGCTGCCGAGCCCGCGATCGCGGAGCTGTTCACCGACGAGGGTCCCGACCTGGCCGAGTGGCTGGCCAGCGCTCGTGACGTCCTGGACCGCTACTTCACCCTCGAGGACCCTCGGCGCCTCGAGCCGGCCGAGCGGGAGCTCTACGTCGAGACCGTCCTGGAATCCAAGCTGCTGCTGCGCGGCTTCGTCGACCGTCTCGACGTCGCGCCCGACGGCGCGATGCGGGTGGTGGACTACAAGACCGGACGGTCCCCGAGCCAGCTGTTCGAGGCCAAGGCCCTGTTCCAGATGAAGTTCTACGCCCTGGTCCTCTGGCGCACCCGCGGCACCGTCCCGGCGATGCTGCAGCTGGTCTACCTCGGGAACGGCGAGATGCTCCGCTACCTCCCGGACGAGGCCGACCTGCGCGCCACCGAGCGCAAGGTCGAGGCCATCTGGCGGGCCATCCGGATCGCCGAGGAGTCCGGGAACTGGCGTCCCCACCGCAGCAAGCTGTGCGACTGGTGCTCGTTCCAGGCGTTGTGCCCCGAGTTCGGCGGCACCCCGCCGCCGCTGCCCGGACGCATCAGCGACCCCGGCACCCTCACCGTCGACGACATCGCCTGACCCGACCCCCGCTCACCGACCGTTCGCGGCGGCCGACATGTCGCCGTTTGGTCCCAAACCGCAGCATTTCGGACCGGAAAGTTGCGGTTTGGGACCAAACGGCACACATCCGCGCGGCCCGGCGGGGGGTCAGTCGAGGCCGTTGCGCTCAGCCCAGAGGGCGGCCTGGGTCCGGTCTACGACGCCGATGCGTTGGAACGCCGAGGTCAGGTGGGCCTTGACGGTGCGCTCGGAGATCCCGAGCCGCCGGGCGATCTGCTTGTTGGCCAGCCCCTGACGCACCAGGACCAGCACCTCGGTCTCGCGGGGCGTGAGCTCGGCGGCCGGCGTGGTACGACGGGCACCGAGCAGCTCGCGCGCGGCCCGGGGGTTGATCGGCGACTCTCCGCGGGCGACGGCCCGGATCCCGATCAGCACCTCGTCGGGCTCGGCATCCTTGAGCAGGTAGCCCATGGCGCCGGCATCCAGCGCGCCGACGATCCGCTCGGCGTCGGAGTACGACGTGAGCACGAGGACGTCGGCGAGCTTCTCGGCCACGATCTCCCGGGTGGCCGCGACCCCGTCCATGCCCGGCATCTGCAGGTCCATCAGCACCACGTCGGGCCGCAGCTCACGGACCAGCTCGATCGCCTCGCCGCCGGACGCGGCGGTCCCGACCACCTCGAGGTCGGCCTGCCCGGCCAGCAGCTGCTCCAGCCCGGCTCGCAGCACGGCGTGGTCGTCCACGATCACGACCCGGATCGTCGGCTCGCTCATCTGCGGTCCACCACCATTCGTACGGTCGTCCCGGCGTCCGGTGACGAGTCCACGTCCACCACTCCTCCGCCGTCCTCGACCAGGCTCTTGAGCCCGCGGAGCCCGTAGGAGGTGTCGGCGGAGCGCTGCGCCGGATCGAAGCCGACACCGTCATCCTTCACGACCAGCCGCACCTGGCGCTCGTCGCCGGTCACGTCCACGCTCAGGTGCTCGGCGTGAGCGTGCCGGACGGCGTTGCGGATGGACTCCTGCGCCGCTCGCCAGACCAGGGTGACGACGTGGTCGGGGGCACCCTCGATGCCGCTGACCGAGACCGTGGCCGCGGTGCCGGCGCTGACCGCGGGCGCGGTCAGGTCCTCCAGGGAGGCGGCCAGCGACCCGGCGTTGAGCCCCGGGGGGTGGATCTCCACCAGCAGCGAGCGCAGCTGCCGCAGGGAACGTCGTACGGCCTGGCCGGCCCGGTCGAGGTCACCCCGCAGCTCGGCGGAGAGCCCCGGCTCGCGCGCCGACCCCGACAGCGCGAACGCCGTCCCGGCGAGCTCCTGGACCACGCCGTCGTGGAGGTCGCGGGCGATCCTGCGCCGCTCCGCCTCGGAGGAGTCGATCGCCCGCAGCATCAGCCGCTCGCGCGCCTTCGACGCGCGGGTCAGCCGCAGCGTCAGGGCGCCGATCAGGGGTACGCCGAGGAGCAGGATCGCGAGCAGACCTCCGGCCGTGATCCGGCGGAACGGCGTGAGCACCTCGTGCGCGCGCTGCTGCACGGTGGTCAGGGAGTAGTAGGCCTCGAACAGCAGGGGCGTGCCCTCGGGCGAGTGGATCTGGGTGTAGACCTCCAGCAGGCCGCTCTGGTCGGTCTCGAACTTGTTCTCGCTGCGGCGCAGGTCGGAGACGCCCCCCTCGGTGTGGCCGCTCAGCAGCACCTGCCGCTGCTCGTCGTCGAGGGGGAAGCGCTGCCCGATCAGATCGGTCTCGTCGCTGTAGACGATCGTGCCGTCCGCACGCCAGATCTTGATCCGGCGCACGTCGCCGACCATCAGCCGCGAGAGCACGGCCCGGTCGAAGCGGTCGATCGCGCCGGGATCGGTCGCGACCAGCTTGCGTGGGATGGCCGGCTCGGCGACCGAGTGGGCCAGGAGCTCAGTCGTCACCTGGGCGTCGGCGACCGCCTCCGACCGGCCGGCTCGCTCCGACAGCATCCCGGTCGCCCACCACGTCGCCCCGAACAGCAGGAAGCTCGCCACGAGGAACTGCACCATGGGGTTGCGCAGCAGCCTCACCGCGAGGTTCCTTTCGTGTGGTCAGGCCGCGAGGCCGCTACCGGGGCTCAGAGTGAGATGGTCCCACGACACACGGCGCCGGTCGTACGACGCTCGGCCCGGAAGGCGAAGGTGTCGGTCCCGGCCAGGTCGGCCATCCGGCGGTTCACCGTGAACGAGCCGCTGGTGCCCGCCGTGGTGCTCGACCCCTTGGCGGACACGCTGCCGTCGTGCCGGACCTTCCAGTCCCAGACCTGTCCGCGGTGGTTGCTGTCGACCTCGCCCTCGAACTCGATCCGGCCGCTGTCCAGCTTGACCTTGAGCTTCCAGACCGCCCGGCCCTGACATCCGCCGTGGGTGCGGACGTCGTCTCCCCCACCGTGGCTGGCCAGGGCAGGCGCGACCGTGGTCAGCGGCAGCGCGAGCGCCGAACAGGTGGCGAGGGCAACGAGGGCGTGGCGGGCAGACATGGAAGGCTCCTGGAGTCGGTGTCCCTCCAGCATCGCGGGAGCCAGGTCGCGGTTCCCATTGGCCGGTGGTACTAGGACCTCGGGTCATCTCCGGACCGGGGGTCGCCGGTGCCGCCCTCCTCGGGATACAGGACGCACGCCACCTCGACACCCCCCGCGCGCCGGAGCCGAGGCGCCCCCGCCTCCCGGAACCGGACGGCGACGCCGTTGCCCTCGGGCTCGATCGACTCCACGCCGGCCCAGAGCGGCTCGTCGGGGTCCTCGCGCCGGATCCGGTCGAGCAGGGCGCGGACCGGTCCGCTGCCCCCGCTGCCGAACCGGGCCGTCGTCGTGGGCTTGTCCAGGTGCTCGAGGTCGCCCACCAGCGCTTGCTCCTCGTCGTACGACGCGTCCCCGCGGGTCCAGTGCTGCTCCAGCAGGGGCCGCAGGTCGCGCGACTCCCAGCCGCAGTCCGCCACCGCTGCG
This genomic window from Nocardioides cynanchi contains:
- the prcA gene encoding proteasome subunit alpha yields the protein MSMPFYVSPEQLMKDRADFARKGIARGRSVVVIQYADGVLFASENPSQALHKVSEIYDRIAFAAVGRYNEFENLRIAGVRLADMRGYAYDRRDVTGRGLANAYAQTLGTIFSSGGEKPYEVELFVAEVGDTAADDQIYRLTYQGQVTDEHQYAVMGGADDVVASYLKDHYSENASLSEALHVAVAALGHSPDESGGSEDRVIPPGDLEVAVLDRRRTQPRKFSRLGPQRLEALLGDRGPSEPRPEEVPPAGAHAADVPTDEPAEPSAAPTDPSAEQPGDHSAG
- the prcB gene encoding proteasome subunit beta, which produces MNESRLPASYMTPGTSSFADFLAVQSPDLLPSRRVVPQGHAGDLAPHGTTIVAATFSGGVVMAGDRRATMGNIIAQRDIEKVFPADEYSAVGIAGTAGLAVEVVRLFQTELEHYEKIEGMTLSMDGKANRLAALIRANLAMAMQGLAVVPLFAGFDLTVGSGRIFSYDVTGGRYEETAFHSVGSGSMFARGSLKKLYRDDLSQDECVTAIVQALYDAADDDSATGGPDLARRIFPVVQVITADGGHRLPDDEVAAIADAVIAGRMGRPDGPAASLT
- a CDS encoding ubiquitin-like protein Pup; this encodes MAQEQKQPRKSGESEEVAEVQPETDVAERKGALDEDVDAILDEIDDVLETNAEDFVKSFIQKGGQ
- the dop gene encoding depupylase/deamidase Dop, yielding MTVRRVMGTEVEYGISVQGQPHANPMVACSQVVNAYASATIKARRARWDFEEESPLRDARGFDLSRQVADPSQLTDEDLGLANVILTNGARLYVDHAHPEYSTPEVTTPLDIVRWDKAGELVMLDATRMAAATPGTAPIHLYKNNTDNKGASYGAHENYLMSRSTPFGDIVRHLTPFFVSRQVVCGSGRVGIGQDGREHGFQLSQRADYFEVEVGLETTLKRPIINTRDEPHADPEKYRRLHVIIGDANLAEISTYLKVGTTSLVLAMIEARFISADLSIDGPVAALRAVSHDPTLRELITLQDGRTLTAIQLQEEYLELARKYVDDRLGADADEQTVDVLDRWESVLTRLQRDPMLCATELDWVAKLKLLQSYRDRDGLDWDSAKLQLIDYQYSDIRPDKGLYQRLVQLGKIERLLDDDSVEWAMHHPPEDTRAYFRGRCLEKYADSVAAASWDSVIFDLPGRESLQRVPTIDPLRGSKAHVAALIDRCDTAEELFRALTR
- a CDS encoding class I SAM-dependent methyltransferase, which produces MGWWSEHVVPRVTDASLRGRALGESRSRACAGLTGRVLEIGFGGGLNLVHLPAEVTEVGAVEPSDVGWRLSEKRRSASVVPVVRIGLDGQAIAAADASYDSALCTFTLCTIPDALAALSEVRRVVRPGGTLHFLEHGLSPDDRVAGWQHRLDPWQQRLAGGCHLTRDAGALVEQSGMTLELLETGSLPGFSGPAALSFGFLGRARV
- the arc gene encoding proteasome ATPase, with protein sequence MSMGHDASGASNGDRSARELAEQVRFLESEITDLRRRLSDGPAAARGIELRLADTQRSLSAVTSQNERLAQTLREARDQITKLKEEVDRLAQPPAGFGTFIKRNEDDSVDVFTGGRKLRVNVSPGVEIDTLVRGQEVMLNEALNVVAALDFEQVGEVVMFKELLADNERALVIANADEERVVRLADPLKADTLRAGDSLLLDSRAAYAYERVPKSEVEELVLEEVPDIEYGSIGGLRSQIDAIRDAVELPYLHPELFLEHQLKPPKGVLLYGPPGCGKTLIAKAVANSLAKKVAAKTGQEGKSYFLNIKGPELLNKYVGETERHIRLVFQRAREKASHGTPVIVFFDEMDSLFRTRGSGVSSDVENTIVPQLLSEIDGVEALENVLVIGASNREDMIDPAILRPGRLDVKIKIERPDAESARDIFSKYLIPELPLHADDVAEFGGDRVSCVEGMIRATVERMYTETEENRFLEVTYANGDKEVLYFKDFNSGAMIQNIVDRAKKMAIKDFLEHDQRGLRVQHMLQACVDEFKENEDLPNTTNPDDWARISGKKGERIVFIRTLITGKQGTEPGRSIDTVGNTGQYL
- a CDS encoding tRNA (adenine-N1)-methyltransferase yields the protein MPDDTTDPDVPAQAWGGVHRGPLREGEWVRLTDQKGRKNNFELVAGKRFFSNKGHLEHDELIGRDEGFTVTSSAGGEYLVFRPLLNEFVVSMPRGAAVVYPKDAAQIVAMADIFPGADVVEAGVGSGALTCSLLRAVGPHGRVTSYERREDFADVARANVNQFFGMADGQGHPAWTLLAGDLAEELPASGLRADRVILDMLAPWDCLEATAGALRPGGIVCAYVATTTQLSRFVETLRLHGGFTEPQAWESLVRNWHVEGLAVRPDHAMIGHTAFLVTARRMAPGTRAPLKKRRPAPGAYGPDYAGPRPPGVPPEPAED